TTTTTAAAACCTCAAATAATGTTAAAGTATATTTAGAGTCGTAAATGGGTTTAATACCACTTTTTGAACCTCGCATAAAAACATCTCTTCCAAGTCTTTTTCTGCTTAACATCTGTGAAGACAGAAGTCTTATTAACTCCAGTTTTTTTAATTGTAATTTTAATTTTTCAGCAACCTCTAAAGCTTTAAATTCTTCCTCTTCACTTTCAGGTAACAGTAACTTTGATTTTAAATATGTGAGCCAAGTTGCCATCAATAAATATTCAGAGGCAATTTCAAGATTAAGATTCTTTGAGTTGGTAATGAAATCATGAAATTGATCAGCAAGTTTAGTAATAGATATTTGTTCTAAATCAACTTTTTGAGATTTAGCTAGATCTAACAATACTTCTAGAGAACCATTGTAAGCATTTAACTCAACATTAAATTCTAAAGAATCATTCATTAAATAAATTTAGCTTATAATATTAGTTATTTGTGATGTTTTTTTAATTACAAAGTTATTAATTTTAGGTGAATTTTTGGCTACCTTAAGCATTTCACTCATTTTTCCATTACAATGTAAAACTAAATTACAACCTGCACTGAATGATTTTATAACATTATCTTCAATATTGTTGTTTAATGCTTTCATCGAAATGTCGTCTGTTATAATCAACTCGTTAAATTTTATTTTGTTTCTGATAATCCTAATTATCTTTTTGGAGTGTGTTACTGGATATTGGCTATCCAATTTTTTAAACATTAAATGACCGGTCATGGTTATTTTAGATTTCTTTTTAGAAAACACACTAAAATCATTTTTAAGCAAATAAGCTTGATTTTTATCAATAATTGGCAGTTTCAAATGACTATCAACCTTGGCTAGACCGTGTCCAGGTATATGCTTTGTTATTGTTGCAATTTTGTTTTTATGAAATTTATCAATACAAATATCACCAATTTTTGAAACAATTTTTTTATTTGAAGAAAAAGATCTATCACCCACAATTTGGTGTAAATTTTTTCTTAATATATCTAAAACTGGAACTGTATTAACATTAATACCAAGAAGTCTTAATAAATATGAAATTTGTTTAACGTAGACATCAAAATACAAATTAAATTTTTTTTTATCTTTTTTATAAAGATCTCCAAAATATTTATTTGTAAATACAGAGTTATCTATAAATTTTCTTAATCGTGAAACTCTACCACCCTCTTCATCAATTAAAATTGGGAGTGTAGGATTTTGTAAAATATTTTTTAATGACTTTGTTAATAATTGGGTTTGTTTTATAGTTTTTATATTTCTTGAAAAAAGAATTATACCCCAGGGTTTATATTTACGTAAAAATTTTATTTCAGTTTTAGATAGCTTGTAACCTTTAATGCCACATATAAATGATCTAGTATTCTTATTAATCATTATAGAGAAGTTCCCAAAATGAATATTTTTCTGTTTTTTTATTGTTTTTATATTCTACAAAATCGATAATGTTCTCGGTATCGCTTTTTAATATAATTAAATCTTTTGTAGAAATTTCTAATTTTTTATCAATTTGATTGAAAGATCTATATGACTTTTTTTTATTTTCATCTGAAAAGTAATATCTCACAGTAAAAAAAATAAAGAAAAAAATAACAATTAGAAATAAAAGATACTTAAATTCCTTAAACATTACATTTTTTGTGGAGTATCAACCCCTAGAATATTCATTCCAGTTTTAATTACATTTGCGATAGATTTTAAAAACACCAATTTTTCAATTTTTATAGTACCATCTTCTTCTATAAATCTTTTATCTTTATCATCTCTTCCCATATTCCAATACGAGTGAAATTCAGATGATAATTCATAAAGATAGACTGGTAGTCTATGAGGTTCTAATTTATTGCTTGCAATTTCTATACATTTCGGCCACTCAGATATTTTTCTAAAAATCTTAATTTCATCTTTAGAATATTTTAGTTCATTTTTAATTAAAATTTCATCTTCTAAATTTTTACTTATATTTCTAAATACTGATGAAATCCGAGCATAACAATATTGAACATAATAAAGTGGATTGTCTTTTGATTTTTCTTTTACTTTGGTAAAATCGAAATCTAGTTCTGCATCACTACTTCTATTAAGCATAATAAATCTAGTAGCATCTTTTCCAACTTCGCTGATCAAATCATCAACAGTTATATAATCACCTTTACGTTTTGACATTTTAAAAGGTTTGCCATCTTTTATTAATTTTACTAATTGGCTGACTTTGCAAGTTAATTTATTTTTATCTCCTGATAATGCCTCCACAACTGAGGTAATTCTTTTTATATAACCTGCATGATCAGCTCCTAGAATATTGACTAAAATATCATAATTTCTGTTTAGCTTGTTATTGTGGTATGCAACATCACCTGCAAAGTACGTCCATGTGTTGTCAGATTTTTGTAAAGCACGGTCTTTGTCATCACCAAATTCTGTTGATTTAAATAATAATTGATCCCTTTCTACCCAATTTTTCGTATCTTCCCCCTCTGGCGCTTTAATTTTTCCAGTATAAACAAATTTTTTTGATTTAAGCTTTTCAATAACTTTTTCCACTTCTTTTTCTTGAACTAAATTTCTTTCACTAGCAAAGTTATCATGGTTAATTCCGAGTTTTTTAAGATTTTGCTTAATTAACTTTAAAGACTCATCGACAGATAAGATTGTTAATTCGCTTTTTATATTTTCATAATTTTCAAAATCGATATCTTTTTTTTGGTTTAAAATATTTGTTGCTATATCTATTAGATATTCCCCTGGATAAAGATCAGGATTATCAGATGGGAAATTTTCTTTAAATAAAATTTCACGAATTCTAAAATAAACAGACTTTGTAAAATATAATATTTGGTTTCCATGATCATTTACGTAATATTCCTTTGTAACAGTGTTATTATTAAATATTAATAAATTTGAGATAACATCGCCTAGTATTGCTCCTCGGCAGTGACCTACATGTAAAGGCCCAGTTGGGTTGGCAGACACAAATTCAATTAAATATTTTTTATTTTCTCCGCTAGTAGATCCATAATTTTTTTGATTAATTATATTATTTAAAAACTCACCCCAAAAAATGTGATTAAATTTTATATTTATAAATCCTGGTTTAATTATTTCTATAGACTCAATATTATCGTCATTTTCTTTAAGTAGCTTACTAATTGTTTTGGCAATTTCCATGGGAGGAGCATTGTTGGGTTTTGATAACACCATGGCTACATTTGTTGATAAATCTCCATCAAATTTATTTGGTGGTATATCAACATTTATACTAGATAATTTTTCTGGAAGTTTTAATTGATTATCGTTAGATGCTTTTTGAATTAATTTTAATATTTTTATTAGATAATCTGAAAAAATGTTCATTTTAATGATTTATGAAGTTGAATAGCATAGCGATCAGTCATTCCTGATATATAGTCAGAAATAGATCTAAATTGATCTTTATTTTGATAATTATTTATATATTTTTTTGGTTTTTTAGAAATCTCAAAAAATAATTTCGTAATTATTTTTTTTCCATTATTATTTTTGTTTAATACACTTCTATTGTTATACATTTTTAACCTTAAAAATAATTTAATTTCTTGCTCAATTGATTTAAATTTATTTGAAAATGATACTATTTGTTTTTTATTATTAATAATATCACTATACTTTTTAATTTTATTATCTTTTATATTTAATAAAGTATTATTGATTACATCTTCAACCATAAGATTAATAGAATCTCTAATAATTTGATAAATTATTATGTTTTTCTCCTTTTTTTTTATATTTGATTTATAGGATTTGTAAATTTCATTAAAAAATTGGATTTCAATTAAATCTTCTAATTTAAATAGGTTGGCTTTAATTCCATCTTGTATATCATGATTATTATAAGCTATATCATCTGATATTGCTGATATCTGTGCCTCTAATGATGTATTTTTGTTAAAATTAAGTCTGCCTTTAAAATTTTTTTTACCAATAATTTTATTAAGTTTGGAAATTTCATGATAGGGGCCGTTATGTTTAATTAATCCATCAAGTGTCTCAATAGATAGATTTAATCCTTTAAACTTTAAGTACTTATGCTCTAAAAACATAACAATTCTCAAAGTTTGTAAATTATGATCAAATCCACCGTATTTTGACATACATTCGTTTAATGCGATTTCGCCAGCATGTCCAAATGGCGTATGTCCCAAATCATGAGCAAGACTTAATGTTTCTGCTAAATCGTCATTTACATTTAGGTACTTAGCAATAGATCGTGCAATTTGTGCAACTTCTATAGAATGTGTAATTCTTGTTCTGTAATGATCCCCTTCTGTATTAACAAATACT
The Candidatus Pelagibacter sp. RS40 DNA segment above includes these coding regions:
- a CDS encoding glycoside hydrolase family 3 N-terminal domain-containing protein, which encodes MINKNTRSFICGIKGYKLSKTEIKFLRKYKPWGIILFSRNIKTIKQTQLLTKSLKNILQNPTLPILIDEEGGRVSRLRKFIDNSVFTNKYFGDLYKKDKKKFNLYFDVYVKQISYLLRLLGINVNTVPVLDILRKNLHQIVGDRSFSSNKKIVSKIGDICIDKFHKNKIATITKHIPGHGLAKVDSHLKLPIIDKNQAYLLKNDFSVFSKKKSKITMTGHLMFKKLDSQYPVTHSKKIIRIIRNKIKFNELIITDDISMKALNNNIEDNVIKSFSAGCNLVLHCNGKMSEMLKVAKNSPKINNFVIKKTSQITNIIS
- a CDS encoding segregation and condensation protein A → MNDSLEFNVELNAYNGSLEVLLDLAKSQKVDLEQISITKLADQFHDFITNSKNLNLEIASEYLLMATWLTYLKSKLLLPESEEEEFKALEVAEKLKLQLKKLELIRLLSSQMLSRKRLGRDVFMRGSKSGIKPIYDSKYTLTLFEVLKTYANIVMTKDFQRMNIPRLPVLTTEEGIKRIKEFFGKLTDWKDISELIPNNFKSTKNLKRTGKAGIFAGSLELAKEGNISIKQKELFDNIYIKEKI
- the argS gene encoding arginine--tRNA ligase codes for the protein MNIFSDYLIKILKLIQKASNDNQLKLPEKLSSINVDIPPNKFDGDLSTNVAMVLSKPNNAPPMEIAKTISKLLKENDDNIESIEIIKPGFINIKFNHIFWGEFLNNIINQKNYGSTSGENKKYLIEFVSANPTGPLHVGHCRGAILGDVISNLLIFNNNTVTKEYYVNDHGNQILYFTKSVYFRIREILFKENFPSDNPDLYPGEYLIDIATNILNQKKDIDFENYENIKSELTILSVDESLKLIKQNLKKLGINHDNFASERNLVQEKEVEKVIEKLKSKKFVYTGKIKAPEGEDTKNWVERDQLLFKSTEFGDDKDRALQKSDNTWTYFAGDVAYHNNKLNRNYDILVNILGADHAGYIKRITSVVEALSGDKNKLTCKVSQLVKLIKDGKPFKMSKRKGDYITVDDLISEVGKDATRFIMLNRSSDAELDFDFTKVKEKSKDNPLYYVQYCYARISSVFRNISKNLEDEILIKNELKYSKDEIKIFRKISEWPKCIEIASNKLEPHRLPVYLYELSSEFHSYWNMGRDDKDKRFIEEDGTIKIEKLVFLKSIANVIKTGMNILGVDTPQKM
- a CDS encoding deoxyguanosinetriphosphate triphosphohydrolase; translation: MKNYSNLGLFKSKGRLIFEPKNKYRSPFQRDRDRIIHSASFRRLKHKTQVFVNTEGDHYRTRITHSIEVAQIARSIAKYLNVNDDLAETLSLAHDLGHTPFGHAGEIALNECMSKYGGFDHNLQTLRIVMFLEHKYLKFKGLNLSIETLDGLIKHNGPYHEISKLNKIIGKKNFKGRLNFNKNTSLEAQISAISDDIAYNNHDIQDGIKANLFKLEDLIEIQFFNEIYKSYKSNIKKKEKNIIIYQIIRDSINLMVEDVINNTLLNIKDNKIKKYSDIINNKKQIVSFSNKFKSIEQEIKLFLRLKMYNNRSVLNKNNNGKKIITKLFFEISKKPKKYINNYQNKDQFRSISDYISGMTDRYAIQLHKSLK